Genomic window (Maledivibacter sp.):
TTTGGTATAGCTTCGAAATCCTTGACAAAATAACTCCTGCCCTTTGTTTCCTTAGACAACCTTTTTAAAACCCCTTGATCTGCATCGTAACCCATTGCCACCGTGGATAGAGTTATATTATTTTTCTTCATATTATTTATAAGGGTATCATAGCCCTCCTTTTCCCCCTGTCCATCGGATAATAGTATGATGTGTTTGATCTTTACTGGAGTGTCTTGAAGCTTCTTTATTCCTTCACTTAGGGAGGGTATGATTAGGGTCCCCCCCTTTGCCCCAAGCTTCCCTATATCCTCCTCTATTACTTCTTTATCCCTGGCAGATCCAAGGGGTACTATCCACTGTAGAACATCTGAAAATGCCAATACTCCAATATAATCATTATCTTCTAGGATACCCACAGATCTTATGGCGGCTTCCTTTGCCATATCTATTTTCTTTATTCCACCGCTTTCATCGTCCATACTTCCAGAACTGTCTATAATAAGTACCAGTCCAGTATTAGGCTGCTTTTTATTGCCCTTCATTTTACAGCTCACCGGGAGCATATGCTCTAAAACAGTATCCTTATAGCCTCCCAGGGCAAAGCTTTCTTCACCGCCAACAACAATAAGCCCAACCCCAAGCTCCTTGACACATGTGTTGAGATTAGCTTCAAAGCTGGAGGAAATAGAATCATGGTGAATATTTACTAGGAATATACCGTTGAATTTTGACAAGAAATCTATATTGTCGGCAACCCCATTTGGTGTGCAGCTTTGCAGTTCAAGCCCCATGCTTGTAAGAAGATTTTCCACTATATGAACATCTTCCTTCTTTCCAACCACTAGTACCCTAGGTTTATGTCCCATTTGTAAGCTTCCCGTTACCCTGTTGTTTTTCAGATTATTGTCTTCTTTAAAGACTATTTCCCCCCTATAATTCATATTTGATTTATTATTTAATGTTATATAATACTTAAATATATTCTCTCCTTTACTTACCCTTATGTCTTCCTTTATTAGAATTTCATTTCCACTATAAAAATAAAGGGTGCCTTTGGTATCAATGGTGCTATCTATTGTTAATTCCATAGGTATATTTTCTGCTTTATGTATATTGTTTGGGAGTTCTATGGAAGTCAGCTGTACATCATTTCCCTTATAACCGTCTATAGGATATATCTCAAGATTGATTTTCCTTTGTCTTAATTCATTTGCAGCCTCTAAAGCATCTCCAGCATTTTCTCTTCCGTCTGTAATCAAAACCAATCTTTTATTTGATTTTTGAGGAAAGTAGTCTGCTCCAAAGTCCAAAGCCCCTTGTATATCTGTAAAATATGGGTTAGGCTCAGATATTAGCTTAATATCTTCTATCCTATCCCTAAGGGACATATCTACCATGGGCTTTTTCCCAAAGGTTATTATTGCGGCTTTATCCTTAGGTTCCATTGAAACCAGCTGACTATTTATATAGTCCTCTATTTCCCTCTTACTATCCTCCATACTTATGGAGCTGTCTACCAAAAAAATAGTAGTGGTATCCCTAGAGGTCACATTTATAGTCATTCCAGTTAAAGATAGTATAAGGCAAATCAGAGTTAGCAATCTAACTAATATCCAATACCTTCTTCTATTAGGCTTTATTATTCTACTATGCTTAATGATTTGAAATGTGAAGTATCCCAGTATAACAAATGAAAACAATATAATTTTAATATCCATACCTCCGTTAAATGTCAACCTTAAACACCTCCCACTCTAACACCATGAATATAAGCAGAAGGATGATTATGATATTTTTTAAATCTATCCTTTTTAAAGAATTTGAATAGAGTGTATTGGATTTTTCACTTCCCCCAATGGCAGTGCTGTAATTTATATTCTCCATATTTGGAGGATTGACGAAAAAGCTTTTTATAGTGCCAGCATCATTAGTCAGCTCATAGCCTCCAACCTCATCCAGTTCAATCAATTCTCCCCTAGAAATATCTCTAGTTTTTGTTGAAGTTTGTAGCTTTACACTGCTGCCCTCCACATATATTTCGTCTCCGGGTTCATACCAATTTTTTTCTCCTTTGAAGAACCATTTCATAATATTATCTACTAGTATGGGAAAGTCTGCCTTCATAGAAAGATTGGTTTTACTCAAATCTATGGTGGAATAAATCTCCTTAATATCGGAATCCGTTTTATATGCCATTACAGTTCTTTCACCAACCCCAAGGATGCTTTGCAAATCATTATCTGACTTAAGATATGAAAAATCCTTTAGGTATATTTCCCTAAGCTTTATGTCCTTTGAAAACTCTTCATCAGTTATTTTCAACTCCCCATATTCCTGTAAATATTCCCCAAGCATGTTTTCATTAGGATTCAGATACCAAATTTTCTTAAGATTTGAAGTCTCTTTTTCCTTCATATATTTATTGATTATATATAAATCAAAGCCACCATCATCATTATATTCATTAACAGTTTTTAAGTTTATATAGGGAAGACTTTTTAGTGCCCTTTGAAGAAAATAATTTTCACCTATCATAAGAACCTTCTTTTTGTATCTATCCCCTATGGGCAATATGAATTGATTATCAATGGACAGCATATCTTCTTTTTTAATTGACATTTTTAGGCTTTGAGAATCATGGGGAACATTGATCCAGTTTACATCAATGATGTCATTAGAAGGTATATTGACCCTTTGAATATCATGCCAGCTGTTTTCATCCCTTAATTCCAAGATCAAAGATTTGTCCTTTTTTCCGTAATTTCTTATTCTAAATAGTGCCGTATCATTATAGTAGTCATAGCTTCCGTCTATAATCCCTATATTTTCAATCTCCCCACCAACCTTTATTTGTTTATCCCCAAATGCTAGGTTTTTGTCAGTAAATAAAATGATGGGTTTAGGACATGATGAAAGCAGGGTATCAGTACTCTTTATATTTAAAGCTTCACAGGTAGCTTTGATTTTAGTAAGCTCCTTTAATATCCTTTGTTTATCTCCAGCCTCTATGATCTTTTTAGTTTTTCTTCCTAGGATAATTAAATCCATAGAAACGTCATCATCGATGGTGTTCATATAGCTTTTTATCTCTTCCTTGGCAATTTCCATTCTAGAGTCACTATTTTCCTCTGCCATCATGGTCAAGGAGGTATCTAGGGCTATGATTAGCCTTTCCCCATCAAAGGTATCAATCCATATAGGGCCAGCAAATGCCATAACTATCAATATACCTATCAAAAGCTGAAGTAAAAGAAGTAAATATTTATTAATCCTATTTTTCTTTATTCCCTGTACTTCCTCTATTACCTCATCCCATAATCCAAGATAGGATATTTCCCTTTCTTTAAATTGCTGCTTCCTTAGATGAATAAGAATTATAAGGGGTAAAATTAGAGAAAGCAACCACCCTAGTGGATTTGAAAAACCCATTTAAATCACCTCAGTTGCCTTGGCTATGATATCAATTGGCTGCATGTCACTAGTAGAAAAAACATATTTTATATCCCTAGAGTCGCAGGCTTTTTTACAATTTTCTATGAACGCCTTAGTTTTTTGTCTATATATTTCTTTAATTCCCTCTTTAAGTAGCACCCTTCTATATTCCCCCGTCTCCTTATCTATAAGCTTAAGCTCTCCAGTGAAGTCAGGTTCTATTTCCTGGGGTGACATCAAGTGTATAACAACTATATCCTGTTCCTTTGAGGAAAGATAATCTAGTACATTTAAAAAATCCTTATCAAACAAATCGGATATGATGAAGGTCATACCCCCACTAAGACCCTTTATATGGGTTAAGGAATCAAAGCTGGTTCTGCCCCTTGGTACAATAGAAGCCATAAGGTCTATTAACCCATAAAAACTGTCTTTACTTTTAAGATTTTCTCTTAGTAACTTCACTTCATTATCCATGGTATATATGTTAAGGATATCCCTTTGATTTAAGGTTATATATCCAAGTCCCACTGATAAAAGTTTTGATAGTTCAAATTTGTTAGGCTTTCCAAAGTCCATGGATGCACTGCAATCCAGAATTACATTCACCCTCATCTGTCTTTCCTCGGTGAATTCTCTTATATAAAAGCTCCCAGTACGAGGATATGCCTTCCAATCTATCCTTCTTATATCATCTCCTGGACTATATATCCTATGGCCATAGAAATCATGGGATAATCCCAAGCCCTTACCCTTCCTATTTCCCCTAGGTCCTTTTATCAGTCTTTTTCTGGAACCTATGATTATATGTTCTATTTCCCTCAAAAACTTCTCCATATTATTTCACCAGCTTTAATATCTCAGCTATTATAGTATCCGTATCTATTTTTTCAGACATGGCACGGAAATTTGTGAATATCCTATGTCTAAGACAGGGATAGGCCATTGCCTTTATATCCTCAAAGGAAACATTAAATCTTCCCTCTGAAAGGGCTCTAGTTTTTGCCCCCATTATCATTCCTTGTATCCCCCTAGGACTTACTCCACATTTTACGAAATCCCTTACCATGGGTATTTCACTTCTGTCAGGATGGGTAGACAGCATTATTTTAATAGCATATTCCTTTATAGGAGCAGCTATTGGAACATTTGTGGCGGCTTCCTTCATGCTTATTATGTCTTCCTTGCCTACTATTTTTCTTAAACTCAGACTTTGCTTTCTATTGCCTGTAGTTAAGTCCATTATTCTGGACAAGGACTCCATATCTGGAAGGGTTATCATTAGTTTAAACATAAATCTATCCAGCTGTGCTTCTGGTAATGGATAGGTTCCCTCCATTTCTAGGGGGTTCTCCGTTGCAAGGACAAAAAAGGGCTGGGGTAGTTCATATGTATTATTGCCCACAGTAACGGTTCCCTCCTGCATTGCTTCCAATAAAGCACTTTGGGTTTTAGGTGTAGCTCTGTTTATCTCGTCGGCGAGTATCAAGGAGCTAAATATTGGCCCTCTTTGAAAGGTAAAATCAAAGCTTCCATCCTTTTTATCCACTAAAAAGGTTCCCAATATATCTACGGGCATCAAATCGGGAGTAAATTGAATACGGGAAAAGGGTAGGTCTAAAACCTCGGAAAGAGTTTTGACAAGCTGAGTTTTACCAAGCCCCGGAGTCCCCTCCATGAGTACATTCCCCCCGGAAATTATTCCTATAAGTAAATTTCTGATTATGTGATTTTGTCCTATTATGGATTTGCCTACTTCCCCTTCTATGTCTTCGAAATAGTCTCTAAAGCTTTTAATCATCCTTTTCTCCATCCTTCATACCTCCATTTATCTGCATAAAATATTCCATAACCAGCTCTCTTCTTCCCACGGGTATATTCTGCTTGTATACGTATTTCATTCCTTCTTTTTCATATTCCATCAGGGCCCCCTGTAAATCCATCTTTTCACCCTCCACAGCTACAGCCCCATTGGAAAATTTACTGGTGATATTTCCAGCTTTTGAGCTTTGTCCAGAAATCCTTGAGATACTGCCATCAGCTTCTCCTAGCCTATTAGCTTCGGTAGCCCCTTCTACTTCTCCAAAAATCCCTTGATCAGTTCCTTTTCCAGAGGCAAAGCCTTTGCCTCCTCCTACTCCCTCGGTATTGTCCATGGCTTTATTCCCAACGCCTCCAGCCAAAAGCTCATTCCCTTCCCTATCACTTCCTCCACCGGAGCCCAAATCAGTTTTATTTCCCTGTGTAAATGTAGACACTTTATCTTGTCCACCCCTATTCTTTATTCCCCCATCGCTTTTTGCAATAAATCGCTCCTTGGTTTCCCTAAGCTCATCCAGTATGCCCTTTTCTAAATCCTCAAGGGCTTCTCTATCCCTAAGGGATTTAATGGTTCTTGCTAAGTCTTCCCCAGTAAAGGATTTCTTCTCTAAATCTTTTCTTATTTCATTAAGTTTTTCCTTAGTTATTGTGGTATGGGGTCTTTTCTCCTCTAGCTCAAGTCCTTGTAGCATTTTCTCCTGTTCTTTATCCGTAAAGCTTCTGTTTTTGCTGAGCTTAATGACACCTTCCATATCTCCGCTTTTCAAGGCATTTTTTAAGTCTTTATTAGCATCCGAGGCTCCTTGAAGGGCCCCACATAGTCCTTCAAGGGTATCAATATGATCCTTTCTCCATATATCTTCAATTTCCCTTTGAGCATGGTATATCTCCCCTGCGGCTTCATTAAAATCATAGGTATTCTTTAATCTTCTTTCTAAATCCTCCAGTATGTCCCTAGCCTTCCCTTGAAGCTCCTTATCCTTACCCAAGGAGTTATCCTCTTCCAGCAGCTTTTTTATCTCCTGGGCTTCTCCTCTAACTATTTTATTGATTTCTTCCCTTTCCTTTGCCAACTCTCTGGTTTCAGTAGGTAAATAGTATATTCCAAGGGAGATACAGATCATTAGTATACTAGCAAACAGCCTCTTCCCCCTTAATCTTAATCTATGCTTTTTGAGAAAATCGCCGTCCTTAAGTATGTCCTCCAAATCTTCTAGGAATACTTTTATAAGGGGAGTATTCTCTTCCCTATACTCTATATAGGTTATAAGCCTATCCTCTAAGCCAAGGCTGTCCCCTAGGTAGGCTGTATCCTTGAGCTTGGGTCTTTGGAGCAATCCTATGGTCAAAGCTATCGTCATCACTAAAGCCAATAGATATACTGCTTTTTTTAAAGGGTATACCAAGGGGTACAGGTGAATAAATGCCATGAGTAGGGTAGCGATTATTCCCGAGGCCAACATACCATTTATCAACCAGTTTAGGATTCCTTCAGCCCAAATTCTTCTCCTAAGCCTCTTCAGCATCAGGTCTGCTCGATGTTTTTCCATGCTTTATTCCTCCTGCTTTACTAGGTATGCTTTTAATTGTTAAAGTAAATGAAGCTATGGTTATAAAAAGAGAGAACAAGATGCTTGTTATTATAGGAGCTTCACCTAAATAATTGGTACCCCCTATTTGTGTATATAAAAGTCCTGTAATTGTTAGCAATGGATTTATAAAAAAAATGTTTGGAAAATCATTATCATATACTGTGGTTACAACCAAGCTCCCGTATTGAGCATAAAGATATAGGAATACTAGGGTTAATATAAGAACAATAAATATAAATAGAATCAAAGTAAAGCTTGTGAAATTCCTCATTTTATCCTTCATGTTTAAATACTGTTTAAGGCTCAATAAAGCTGTACCCCAGCATATCTGTATGATTAATGGTAAAACAAAATTGACACCATTTAGCTGTCCTGCCATAAATATAATTAAAATAAGGGGAATAGAAGCTAGTGAAAGAAGACTGCTCCCTACAAGCATGGAAATATACCCCCTAAAAAACTTACCCTTTGAATCATACCTTGTTATTTGACCATAATCCCATAAAGGTACTAGCATTGTAAAAATCATAAATTGAAATATTATAAAGTAAAGATACCCTTTATTATAAATCTGAGGGTCATAGCCATGGGCCCTATAGGCCACCATAAATATATATCCAATCAAGGCCGATGAGGATATCAATAAATAAGTAAGTATCAAAAGTAGATTTCTATTGCTGATCCTATTCATATAGCTCATCTCCCGGATTTATTTTACCCTTTATAGATATCTGTGGAATGATCAGTCTACCCGCACCTGTCACTTTTAAAGCTAATGGTCGATCTTGGGTATAGTTCATAAGCCTATCTCCTTCAAGCATTCCAGTGTTTAGACTTTCCCACATGTGTTTATTGTGATTATATAGCTGTAGCTTTACTTCTCCGCCTTCTATATTAGTAAAAATAGAAATATTGCTAGGCTTAAGGGAAGATGGTATTACATAATACAGTAACAATTCCCCTCCTTTTTCCAAGCTGTATTCATTTCGTAAATTTTTAGATAGTTCCTTGTTATGCTCACAAATGGGCTCTATAAATTTGGGTGGTAGTGATATTTCTGTTCCCTTAGCCTTCATATTTATAGGACAGATATTTAAACTAAGGTTCTTGATTTTTTTATTTTTACCATTGATAGAAATTCTTCTTTCATTTTCAGAAAAACCAACGAGCTTGCAATTAATACCCTTGGTTTTTATATGACTCAAATAATATTCAAAAATCCCCCTTTTATAGGTATCAAGACCAGCAGTTTGAGATATATTGGCTATATAATTGTAATCACTAAGGTTAAAGAGTCCGTGGTCAAGCTGATATTCTATATTAACTTTTTCTTTACTCTTTATATCTCCTAAGGGTACCATGGTATCTCCTATTATCAAAAAAGCGTTATAAAGTCCATGGGTCAAAGGATTGGTCAGCTCTCCACCTACTATATCCTCACTTAGCTCTAAGGTTAATTTGGACTTATCCCCACTATTTCTTTCTTTTATAAATAGATAGTGGCAATTGATGTCATTATAAATAATTTCTTCCTTTATTGGATCCAATATATAATTTTCATTTGTCATTTCCTTTGCAAAATCTGCCTTAGATATGTCTACACCCATTACATCCCCTTTATAGGGATAAATATTAGTTAAACTAAAGCTTGTGGCGGCTTCTTTATGAAGAATTATACTACTGCATACTGCTTTGGTGCTTTGAAGCCCCCCGGCCCATGCCATAATATAAAATAGAGATGATACCCCCAATATTACGATAAAAGCTGTACCCCTAGGTCTTTCTTTCCAAAGAAGGGTTCCGATGATCAGTATAATATATATTAGCAGTAGAATTGATAAAAGCAATAGCTTATCCACCCTAGGCTTAAGAAGATGATCTGCTACAAACTGTAACTCTTCACTGGCCTGAGCCTTGTTATCTAAATGACTTTCCTGGATTATAGCCTCTAATCCCCTTGGTGAAATATATTTTTCAATGGAAGCTTGTATTAGCTTTACATTCTTTTCCTTGAGAAGATTAGTTGATAATCCTACCACCCCTCCATCCCCAAGCCTCTCAACTCCATTGATATGGGAAAATACTCCCGTCAAGGTTTTATGTCCAAACTCCCCCGTTCCCACTAATGCTAAACCACCTCTGCTAATCCACTCTAAAAGAATGTCTTGATTTTCCTTTGATAAATTACCTATATTAAAATTATCTATAACCATAACATTGATATTTTCTAACTCCTCCAAAGAATAGGATAGCTTTTCATCTAGCTTTATAGCCACTACTTGTCTATCTTTCAAAAAAAACGGCTTTATACCCCTTACATAATATAATTCCTCTGGTGTTTCACTTACCAGCCCTATGGCTAGGGAGCTTGAGCTTATAATCTCTGGAGTAATATTTTTACTTGATACAATATCTTCTCCACTCATAAAGTAAACCTTTATAGGGTTATTGACCTTAAATATGGGTATTGAAAATTCAATGGTCTTTTTTGTTCCCTTTGGTAGGCTAATGAAGCTTTTATATACTCTATCGTCCATTTCTAAAACTAAATTTCCTTCAATATCCTTATCCTCAGATACC
Coding sequences:
- a CDS encoding VWA domain-containing protein, with translation MTFNGGMDIKIILFSFVILGYFTFQIIKHSRIIKPNRRRYWILVRLLTLICLILSLTGMTINVTSRDTTTIFLVDSSISMEDSKREIEDYINSQLVSMEPKDKAAIITFGKKPMVDMSLRDRIEDIKLISEPNPYFTDIQGALDFGADYFPQKSNKRLVLITDGRENAGDALEAANELRQRKINLEIYPIDGYKGNDVQLTSIELPNNIHKAENIPMELTIDSTIDTKGTLYFYSGNEILIKEDIRVSKGENIFKYYITLNNKSNMNYRGEIVFKEDNNLKNNRVTGSLQMGHKPRVLVVGKKEDVHIVENLLTSMGLELQSCTPNGVADNIDFLSKFNGIFLVNIHHDSISSSFEANLNTCVKELGVGLIVVGGEESFALGGYKDTVLEHMLPVSCKMKGNKKQPNTGLVLIIDSSGSMDDESGGIKKIDMAKEAAIRSVGILEDNDYIGVLAFSDVLQWIVPLGSARDKEVIEEDIGKLGAKGGTLIIPSLSEGIKKLQDTPVKIKHIILLSDGQGEKEGYDTLINNMKKNNITLSTVAMGYDADQGVLKRLSKETKGRSYFVKDFEAIPNIFAKETYRATKKYINNQEFTPIQVDKSVFSKDVLPNLKGYIGTGIKDEAELILKSPLDDPILAGWQYGLGKVLVWTSDLKGGWSNSWIKWHSFQSKWSSLISSVISHESNKSMELYLEKSKGKVEAFVVNTKAEDNEKMEMVVQGPHKSKGAMSLKQVATGKYRGSFFLDEEGTYYVTAKLTDAKGAVESITKTINLDYCPEYGLDRESGIKTLTALCNATDGRFIDKEINVFKQPIRKNKSDIHISFILLPLALMLFIADIAIRKF
- a CDS encoding VWA domain-containing protein — its product is MGFSNPLGWLLSLILPLIILIHLRKQQFKEREISYLGLWDEVIEEVQGIKKNRINKYLLLLLQLLIGILIVMAFAGPIWIDTFDGERLIIALDTSLTMMAEENSDSRMEIAKEEIKSYMNTIDDDVSMDLIILGRKTKKIIEAGDKQRILKELTKIKATCEALNIKSTDTLLSSCPKPIILFTDKNLAFGDKQIKVGGEIENIGIIDGSYDYYNDTALFRIRNYGKKDKSLILELRDENSWHDIQRVNIPSNDIIDVNWINVPHDSQSLKMSIKKEDMLSIDNQFILPIGDRYKKKVLMIGENYFLQRALKSLPYINLKTVNEYNDDGGFDLYIINKYMKEKETSNLKKIWYLNPNENMLGEYLQEYGELKITDEEFSKDIKLREIYLKDFSYLKSDNDLQSILGVGERTVMAYKTDSDIKEIYSTIDLSKTNLSMKADFPILVDNIMKWFFKGEKNWYEPGDEIYVEGSSVKLQTSTKTRDISRGELIELDEVGGYELTNDAGTIKSFFVNPPNMENINYSTAIGGSEKSNTLYSNSLKRIDLKNIIIILLLIFMVLEWEVFKVDI
- a CDS encoding DUF58 domain-containing protein; the encoded protein is MEKFLREIEHIIIGSRKRLIKGPRGNRKGKGLGLSHDFYGHRIYSPGDDIRRIDWKAYPRTGSFYIREFTEERQMRVNVILDCSASMDFGKPNKFELSKLLSVGLGYITLNQRDILNIYTMDNEVKLLRENLKSKDSFYGLIDLMASIVPRGRTSFDSLTHIKGLSGGMTFIISDLFDKDFLNVLDYLSSKEQDIVVIHLMSPQEIEPDFTGELKLIDKETGEYRRVLLKEGIKEIYRQKTKAFIENCKKACDSRDIKYVFSTSDMQPIDIIAKATEVI
- a CDS encoding AAA family ATPase, producing MEKRMIKSFRDYFEDIEGEVGKSIIGQNHIIRNLLIGIISGGNVLMEGTPGLGKTQLVKTLSEVLDLPFSRIQFTPDLMPVDILGTFLVDKKDGSFDFTFQRGPIFSSLILADEINRATPKTQSALLEAMQEGTVTVGNNTYELPQPFFVLATENPLEMEGTYPLPEAQLDRFMFKLMITLPDMESLSRIMDLTTGNRKQSLSLRKIVGKEDIISMKEAATNVPIAAPIKEYAIKIMLSTHPDRSEIPMVRDFVKCGVSPRGIQGMIMGAKTRALSEGRFNVSFEDIKAMAYPCLRHRIFTNFRAMSEKIDTDTIIAEILKLVK